The sequence below is a genomic window from Spiroplasma gladiatoris.
CTCACCTATTAAAAGCCATAAATAATGAACTTTGTAAAAAACAAGAAGGTATAGAAATAAAATACTATACATCATCAGATTTTAGAAAAGAAATTATAGATTCTCTGCAGGGAGGTTTTCATGAAATAGAAGCTACAAAAAACAAATTTAATAATTTAGACGTATTATTAATTGATGATATTCAATTTTTAGCAAAAAGTGATAAAACTAATGAAATTTTTTTTGATTTATTTAATTCATGCATTGAAAACAATAAACAGATCGTTATTACTTCAGACAAATATGCTGAAGCGTTAAACGGTTTTGATAAAAGACTAATTTCACGTTTCACTCAAGGATTAAATGTAAAAATAGAAAAACCTGATACGATTACTGCAATAAATATAATTGATCATAAAGCTAAAGTTGCTAATATAAATCTTTCGGATGAAGCTAAACGCTACATTGCATCTTACTATGGTTCTGATGTTAGAAAAATTGAAGGGGCAATTAACAAAATTGAGTTTGCTTTGATTCAAAATAAAATTGATTCTTCAAATTTAATAAACGATGATGAAGTTACAGTATTTCTATCTGACTATTCTTATGCTCCTGGTGGAGAAATAACTGTGCAAAAAATAAAAAACGTTGTTTCACAAAACTATGGAATAGCTCCAAATTCAATTGACTCTAAAATAAGATTGCAAAAAGTTGTTTTAGCTAGACATTTAGCTATGTACCTAACAGGAGAATTGTTAAAAAGAAATTATACCGAAATTGGGGTTTCATTTGGAGGTAAAGATCACACCACTGTTATGCACGCATTCAAAAAAATAAATGAACTCATAAATACAGACAAGGTGTTTAAAAAATTGCTTATAAAAATAAAAAAAGAAATAACTTCATAGTTGTGAATAACTTTTTTGCGGTGTTAATATCGATATCTCTCACGACTTATAAAGTTTAGGTTGTAGTCAATTATCCACTTATTAACACTATAATAATAATAAATAATTAATAATAATCTAATAGTAGGGGTGAATATATGTATTTTAAAATAAATAGAAATTATTTTATTGATGAATTAAGTAAATGTAATAGAATTATTGATTATAAGAATCCTGTTCCTGCGTGTACCGGAATATTAATAGAAGTTGAAACTGATAAAATT
It includes:
- the dnaA gene encoding chromosomal replication initiator protein DnaA, which encodes MKNSELWKNIKGWLITSENVEPNIYDDYIKKATLETLSQDHLAIVVSSEVAKKHLEYMKNNINKQMNYLLEKEIVLSILTNEAFNKEKSIQKIVDKQKKNKNNEFSFENFIPGISNKNALEATKAVVNNLGNKWNPLFIFGDSGLGKTHLLKAINNELCKKQEGIEIKYYTSSDFRKEIIDSLQGGFHEIEATKNKFNNLDVLLIDDIQFLAKSDKTNEIFFDLFNSCIENNKQIVITSDKYAEALNGFDKRLISRFTQGLNVKIEKPDTITAINIIDHKAKVANINLSDEAKRYIASYYGSDVRKIEGAINKIEFALIQNKIDSSNLINDDEVTVFLSDYSYAPGGEITVQKIKNVVSQNYGIAPNSIDSKIRLQKVVLARHLAMYLTGELLKRNYTEIGVSFGGKDHTTVMHAFKKINELINTDKVFKKLLIKIKKEITS